The Hydractinia symbiolongicarpus strain clone_291-10 chromosome 2, HSymV2.1, whole genome shotgun sequence genomic sequence TTAGATGTTATGGAAGATTCAAGCATACTATGTTACCAGAAGATACAATAACCCCAATACTGTTACCGAGAAGAGAAGCATTCGTTCATCTCCTGATTACGTCATACCACCTCAAGCTATTTCATGCAGGAGTCAATCATACACTTGCTCACCTGAGAAATAGATTTTGGATATCAAAAGGCCGTGCCGAACTCAAGTTTATCCTAAGAAGATGTAAAGTTTGCCGCAAGTACCAAGGAGGACCTTTCAAGATGCCACCGATGACACCATGGCCGAAAAATAAAGTAACCCGATCATTACCTTTCGAAAATACCGGATTAGATTATTTTGGACCACTTTTTATCAAGCAGTATCACGCTAAAGAGAAGAAGAAAGTATGGGTATGTTTATTCACGTGCGTCGCTGTGAGGGCCATCCATTTGGAAATGGTGGACGATCTTTCTGCAGAAGAACTTATACAAGCGCTTAGAAGATTCATCGCCAGACGTGGAACACCTAAAGAGATCATTCTAGACAACGCCTCTCAATTCAAACTAGCCAAGTCAACCGCAGATATCGTATGGGAGAAGGTTATTCAAGATCCAACAGTACAATCCTACGTCGCTGAACAAAAAATCAAGTGGAATTTTATTGTAGAATTATCACCGTGGATGGGAGGATTTTACGAGCGATTGGTCGGAAGCTGTAAAATGGCATTGAGAAAGTCAATAGGAAAGAAATGATACAATTACAAACATTTCTAACTGAAACCGAAGCTGTACTCAATTCGAGACCGTTAGTATACATCGGAGAAGAATTAAACGATGGGACAACAATTACACCTGCACACTTCTTATCGCCCAACACGAAAACAGGAACTCCTCAGTTAGGAACAGAAGAGGAGATCGTAGATCCTGACTACCAAGAAAATATTACATCGAAAGATATACTTTTGAAAACATGGAAGAAAGGACAGAACATTCTTGAATCCTTCTGGAAAACATGGAGAAACGACTATTTATTGAACTTACGAGAAAGATCACAGATCAACCTGAAGGCTCGACGAATCAAATCATACGACGAACCAAACGTTGGAAGTGTAGTACAGATCAAAAAAGATTTACCAAGAGGATCATGGAAGATTGCAAAGATCACAGAGCTGATTCCGAATAGTGACGGAAAGATCAGAGCCGCAAGAATATTATTACCGAATAAAAACATTATCACTCAACCTTCAAACTTACTGTACCCCCTCGAATGCAACAACGAAGAGACAGAAACGAAAAACGAAACAGTCGAGACATCTAATGAAACGAACAATAAGAATCTAGAAGAAATCAATACATTTAAACGTACCCCAAGAATAGCAGCAATACAGGCTAGAGACAGAATTTTCGGACAGTATTTAACGGATGATTAGGACATTCACTCTTTGGTGGGAATGTCGTGAACGTTCTAGATTCACGAATATTTAACAAGACGTGTGACTTTTTCACGCAATAATTTTCTCGAACAATCGAACAtagttctttcttttgttatgaTATATTGTATTTATGCTAAATAATGCTAAGTCATCATGACTTGTTTATATGAGATAAGCAAAATTTCTTGACGATTCAGCAATTTCGAAGCAGTATAAATAGGAGCTGAATTTGCTTGTAAACAGAATGAAATTTAACGGAGTATAGAATTGAAGTTGTAACAAAGAAGAATTTAAGTAGAAGAAGCATACGAAACGAAAATTATCAAGTGAATTTATTCCACCGCATcactagttctaaccataaacgatgtcgactagggatcttTAGTAGGAACCGGCTAAAACCCCGCAGAGAAACAGTCCAGTCTCATTAGTTTTTCTAGGGAGCTGGCGCGAGTCTAGGGAGTTAAGTCAAAGGAGCTCTTGGTTTGGAGCGGAAAACGATCCTTTCTGGGAATAGATTCTCCGGCGACAACGACTGTCGCAAGTTTAAGCCACCTGGTGGTGTGACCTTGTGGCTAATCTATGCGCGGACATTTATTTATATAAGAATATAAATAAATGGGTATAGCTCAACGTACAAATTTGTCGGTGATTGTGTCCCTTAAGGTTCTGTGCTTGGTCCTCTTTTAtgattatgagataacaaaacagcaagctgtagtgattCGACTTGTCTAATGACTCTATTTTAAAtggtagaggttaaaccctCTAAAGATCTTCATGCAAAGCAAGTCCTTATCTACATAAATGATCAACATCATGCTATGAAGTACCTTCTTGTCCATCACTTTGTCGATGACACTAATCTGACATGCTTCAACAAGACGTTAAAGTCACTTTCCAAGAGAATCAACATTTATCTCAAGCTCTTGATGTAATGGCTCAATGCCAACAAAATTTCCTTAAATGCAAGTAAAACTGAATATACCTTGTTTAGGCACGAACTTAAacaagtaaaatatgactttaggATCAAAATGAACGGCAAAGGAATCCTCTTCTTAGTGACGCTATTAATTATCTTGGCATTTTCTTGGACTCTAACACGATTTGGAAATCTCACATCAGTGCTGCTGCAAAAAAAACTCAAAAGGACAAATGGAGCACTCTCCTTGTCCTCAGATTGCGTCCTTCCACTTtaaaggagtggtcccacaaaaaatcaaaaataaataaataattttatcttattttatcGGAAATTTCTCTTATTCGGGCCTTTTTTACAATCCTGTTTAAAAAGCCGTGGCGTCAAATTTGGCGAATGATTTTGTGTTAAGACAATTCAGCAAATGGAATGATATTCTAGAGAATCCAAGATTGTAATttcataattagaaatatttattttattttattttctatatttATAATCACATATTATATGTTATATACTTTTGTGTTTATTCTTTCGATTAAGGGACATAGACACCACCCTCTTCAGGAAAAACTTGTcttattttccacaaaacacGCGACGGTATAACTCGGCGATTGCCTTTTCCAAGACCTTAGAAAACGAACTAAATAAATTGCTTGTAAGCAGCAAACCGAAAAGATTTGTTTGTAGGCGTGTCTTGCAGAAACTTCCCTCTTGTCTCATGTAAGCATATTAAAACGAGACAAAGTTGCTTGAAATCCTCATTCTTAGTTATACATTTTATCCCTAAAAAGACAACGGATATTTGTACGATACATATCATTATTACTTCGTATTTTAACAATACTTTTTATGTAGCttaatcatatttaaaaaaaatatgtttaagcaCACATACCTTGAAATTGTTTGTCTGTTAATGCATCTACTTCCGTGCAACAAAGACATTCAATCTCCCTAGTTTCAGTCTTGCAGTTATCGCACTTGCACCATTCGTTTCTCCCAACACGAAAACTTTCCCAatgttttactaaaaatatcGTTTCTCTCTcggttacaatgtttttattatcatcTTATTTAGTGGTCTCGGATTAAAAAAAGTTGCAGCCCTGTGCCTGTAAAAAGCTCATCAAAGGTTTCCATCTCATTATCACCGTCCTCATCTTCtccaaaattgttttcttcttcaATAATATCATAATCTAATTCTTCTTCGCTGTGTCTGTGTTCATATATGTGATCTGAATATTGAGTTTTTCTTTCTCTCTCTATCTCTCTCTCACTCGAAACTAACATCGCCAATTATGACGTCACAGCAAAAGGTTTATAATAAAAAGACTATCTTTACGCATTGATTAAAAGAACAATAtacaatttttcgaaaaaagaataaaaactttatactAATTGAATAGCGGAGAATCCATACGCCATCATTCGACAAGTTTTGGTCGGGAAGTAGCTACCAAAAGAGACAGAAAAGTAGTATTGACTGAAGTTCGTATCAGCTTCACAGATATCGAGCACTCGATAATAGTAGTGATGGTTCTGCTGCATTCCTAAAAAAGAAAGCTGGCAACTGCAAAGTTGAAATAATTTCGTCGAGTGAATATCCATCCGAAATTATTTTCAACGCAAAAAGCAACAGACTCACTTTCAAAAGCCGATATCAAGTCACCAACAAATATGGAAACACTACGTCAGTGTGAAtgatatatttattaattttgacgttttgttttttataaatatacgtTTTATCAAACTGTCCAAGCCTTATAACAGTATGCCACCTAAAAAGAAATGTTTAGTCGGAGAGTTGTCAAAGAATAGAAAAACCTTATCTAAATTAGAGTGTActatatttgaataaaatgaGCAAATAAAAGCCTTAGAACAACGATTGAGGAGAAAGAGAACTATGTAGCTAGTTTGAACAGTGAAATCAATAATTTAGATAAGAGTTCCATAAAGCCaaaaaatgtcattgaaatTACTACAAATATCGCGAAACGTAGGTTGAAGAACCCCACCGTACCAAATTTGAATTTGAAAGCAAAATAAATACATCGTAAGGAAACATTACACCTATGTAGCAGAATTCATGCAGCTACAAAATTGAATTTGGGACCAGCTGTCGATGGTATGCTTGATACTATTACTTCAAAGTTCAAGACAGATATCGTTGTCGAAAAGTTAATGAGTTCAAAAACATCCGTCGTAAAAgctttaaagaagaaaaatgaaACGCAATTTTTTGAAACCTATTGCAAATCTAGGGAAAATATGCTGCAGTAATTAAATGTGTATTATAGTCACAATGTcatggaaaaacaaaaatatttcaatctCAGAAAGTGTAATGAAACAGATGGTTTGCCTAACTTTGTACCTTATAAAGATTTGGCTAAACTTATACGTGAAATTGACATTGGTGATGTTACTGAAATAGGTTCAGTATTTCCAACGGCTTGCATCATTTTACCTAAGTGTGAATCAACTTCGCATAGATAAGCTAAAAGAGTTTCACAATTTCAAGAATAAGTGCAATGATTCGAAGTTATTCTTGGTTGCAATTGGTGGTGTGAAGCTCCAGTTAGTGGAACTACGTTTTTGGTATCTCTTTTGAATGTAGGGAGGAGAATAGCCAGCAGCTCTGAGAACTTTCTTTATTTGGTGCTAATGTGAAAGAAAACGGTATGGTAACTCGTCGGTATATTTCCCACTAATTGTgtgagttaaaacagttggaAGCTGAAGTTTTTACTTTAACTGTGAATGATAGGGAATATTCAGTTGAATTCAAAGTACAGTCCTTACCGAATGATATGAAGATGTTAGCTTTTTTAGCAGGCGAATTATCTAATGCTGCGTTTTATTTCTCCACTTTTGCTTATGCCAATCAAGCTAACTCTGATGATATCAAAAAATTCAACAGGGATGGTACAGGTGATTGGAAACCATATGATTATAAGAAACGTTTGACTGATGTGAAAGCCGTCTTGAGGAAAAATTCagagttgaaaaagaaaaatgtgaaagtggcaACATCACGAAATAACCTAACAACGTATATATCAAAAACCTTGCTAAGTCGACAAGAAGAGAAGCCATTGCTTGAACATTATATTGACACCGCTCGTGCTGAACCATTGCACATGAAATATAATGTCACAAAAGAAATGCTCATGAAGATTCCCACGGTTGTATTGTCACAAGCGAAAATTCCTAATATGAAGTTTTTTGCAGAAATACCAGATAACAATTTATTTGTTATATCCATTGGTCATGTAAGAACAAAAATGAATTGTAATGACTTGGCCAAAAAGTTATTCACGTGGTTCAATGAAAACAGGGAAGGCAAACAGCAAAAAGTATTCGGCTTCGGATTTCGTGGCAAGGAAAGTTACTGCAATGCTGAAATGCAGAGTAGACAATCCATCATTTTCGCGCTTAGTTCAAGTTTTTTATCAATCAATTCAATTGCGACAGTTGGTTAGTTTTTCTGTTCGTATAGAAAACATCGCTGGTTCAATGTATGATGATACAATTACACCAagctttttcacattttctatAATTGCACAACATCATTGAAATGAATACATTGAGACCATACATATGGGACTTGGTATCAATACTATGAAAGGACGCGaacaaaaacaccaaaaaatatCTCACTATGCACGAAACAGCACAGTACAAGAGCGGTGGCCGTATATATTCACCTATTCATGTATATACATGAATTCATCCAGTTGGTTTATTTGAGAGAAAATAGATTTGACACACATAGATATAGAAAAAGAAATCGGCAGTATGTTCCAAATGCAAGCAATGATAACTGTAAATGCTCCTTAAAATTGGAGGAGGGGTACTGTATTAATTGCAATAGCTGTGAGATGAATCGTATTGAAGCAGTTATAAATAAACATGTGTAGATTTATGCTTAGGTGATATACTAGCATTTCAATTGTTAAAACTTTTGTGAGATGAACGTTcgcaaaaaaaataagattcgCTGAAGTGTGTACAATTGAAGTAACTTAAGAgatttaattttcgcgagataCTGTTTAGgagagaaaaattaattttgacaaaaacttGCGAAAATTAGTATATGTCTATGTGCCACATTATATTCAACTGTATGGTATCATCATACATTGTCCTTTTTTACATTAGTTATACGTTAGAACTCTAACGTGTTgttagtattttatttttaagaagaaaTAGTCAGTTTTTTAGTTACGGTATtcatttttaacgattgtaaaaccTCTCTCAATTAGCGTGTCATAAGGCAGTGGAGAAGTGATCAACAGAAACAAGAAAACACTACCTCAATCTCGATATAGTTTCTCTTTAGTACCTAGTGACATGCTAATTGATTCCGGGAGTATATCATTTTTACTTTAGCTAAACTAAAGTTATGTATAAATTTCTTGTGAAGAGACTTTTGACtcgaatattttttatttctcacaCATTTTGCTAGGATGACATTTATGGCATGTCGTTAGAGCTTTTTACATATCATTTTGCTAGGATGACATTCATGGCATGTCGTTAGAGCTTTTTACATATATACGTTCGTTTTCAAAGACTGTTGTTCGTTTTCAAAGAAAGTCTGTTGCGGATAAAACCTGCGAAactaatttttctcttttcttgaCGTATACAAACTTTCTTTCTGGaaagacttttttcttttgtatatatttatgtttgattatgagataacaaaacagcaagctgtagagATTCGACTATGCAAAGCAAGATCTTCCTTTTACAAGGATGGTCTGTACAaccaagttaattgaaaaagcaaccctctggacaatacaaatattgcaacaacaaaacaaaaaaacaacaacaacatataaCTAggttaaattttgtttatatatttttatatgttttagggGTTAGctgcttatatttttttaaatccttaCCTCAGCAAGTGACCATCCATCAATAAATTTTCATTGTTAATTAAGCCATGAAATAAATTTATCCCAAATTTTCAGGTGAGGATCCAGGGTTGGTCAGATAAGTCGCGggactaagtgtaaatttgacgaaaaatgttagccaaacgaagatgtcgacgatccaggtgttgcaaacggagggcgttaaaaaatcagattgtaatttatttacggTGAAAAACCATGGTCCACAACCCTCTCCAATTCGCCTATAGCGATGTTGACGTCtaagttgtgacgtcgctaccatatagactgagagggttgcaaattatagcttacagattttgactgattcattttgactaatcagtcactcagtcagtcaaaaatcaaatagctatggcccgcaaccctccccatctcacctaaggggcagggacgtcaaaatcgtgacgtaattttcacactctatgcgtagtccaacaatatgtggcccgcagccggcgaaggaaatttaggttccgtactgcgtggttactgataacctgttaggctatagttttaactcccatccgtcaggattagtcaaagactcacgccttttggGTTGGATTCTTCCCGTACTATCATGGCTACAGCAGATATGTTAgcgcgggtgcttactgatttaCAGTGTGATAATATTGAATCTAttcgtaaaatgcaaaaagaacttttagaaagtgttcattctcgagcatttttgttgtctggggatatttaCCCCTGGCtggtaaaagtcttcatcggaattcaggcccagatatataccttccatctgaggcgaggtgtgaagataaaggaattattgctttaaggtgggaagtatgttttttactctccaacacaccttgcatttatttaaaggttttcagtaCATCCgctacgaaaagctagttggggagagctttatacaacagactattaaaaccaaatacaaaaagatttaattagctatagctagggctaatacacctttacgataattcggaaaaaataacgcttattttgcgatcagaggaggtaaacatcacacttttataagagtttattaaggagaaaacacgttttttcgtgataacattTCTTGCcgccttttgtttttaatgaaaagtacacataagttgcatcttattattattaacgtttcctgaaaatttgaaagaaattgatacgacggaagttaaaaaactggagaaaacacgctttcgtctctaacaaactcttataaaaacacgatttttacctcctttttccgatattgtaaaacgatggagagccgtaggaacgcatgtacaattgaattatcgtaaaggtgtattgtttttgtaatatgagctGTGAACAGAATTTTTAGCATTGCGGAggaattctttctcaattaatatttgtgttgttattagaagcaagaacttgacatctggataagtaaggttggcgatgaaaataaacaactcttcgaatggCTATTAGGAAACAAGGTTTGTTGAGTAAAAGGTCgtggtaaaatatattatttttagatccaatccatcaggagactgtctatacagctcagcatcgttggtattggcataggtgataattctcttgttgatgttttgagaGTCTTGACATCtatagaacttttcttgcatccttccttttattctaattatccttgttttcaatttgcttttaaaaaccaaaaggcaaataatttatatctgagaaaagtttattcagattttccctttcctatattgtttgtgatatgactctttctcctgaggaggcagttaaagcagaagcaatcaacaactgtaaccccaagacatggtttccttttctaccaatacttgccttgtcaacagtaataaagagaaaaattaacacatttaaCCCACAATTCGGCTTGTTATAGTATGTTACAACTTTCTTTACACAGTATTGCCAcacccatctattttacctgatgaagatcagttaaaaattttattttgttatgaagatattgttaagtctggtgtagacttcaagccaaatcattatgttcccctttttccaggttgcaactttcttaactgaaagttgcattttcctatttcagcatgcaaaaagcagtaaaaagcccttcttaattcttcttttaaagttcaaacaAAACTTAAGTTTAGCcctatgaataaacaaatatatctgaacaaatacatgggttgaggtgtgtttgtatcatatcacatgtatgtatatttcatcttcattatcctgacctttccatattcttattgtttttgatattattgtgtttcattttgctgtccatggctggtgtgatcatttgattcacctagtcatgctgatgaagcctgatattggcagaaacagcaatAATAAACAGcaataataaataatgtaatatattcacaattgtcttactttattgtagttaatccctgttaattttagtggttttatctatctaaaatcagacgtgtaagacggagatttgattctaataaaagatgttcttaggagattttctaatagcttagcgtttcttttggtcaattttattaataactaaatAAATCCGAAGACAATTTTCGccgatttttgtacccgcaaagcttaaaatttagcccccagctgctaaattcaagactcagtcttgactaagtcttgaaaaagtctggatccgcccctgattTTGTACCATTATAAACTACTACAGCCACACACACCATCCGAAAACACAACAAACACga encodes the following:
- the LOC130629865 gene encoding uncharacterized protein LOC130629865 — encoded protein: MLPEDTITPILLPRREAFVHLLITSYHLKLFHAGVNHTLAHLRNRFWISKGRAELKFILRRCKVCRKYQGGPFKMPPMTPWPKNKVTRSLPFENTGLDYFGPLFIKQYHAKEKKKVWVCLFTCVAVRAIHLEMVDDLSAEELIQALRRFIARRGTPKEIILDNASQFKLAKSTADIVWEKVIQDPTVQSYVAEQKIKWNFIVELSPWMGGFYERLVGSCKMALRKSIGKK
- the LOC130629867 gene encoding uncharacterized protein LOC130629867, producing MIQLQTFLTETEAVLNSRPLVYIGEELNDGTTITPAHFLSPNTKTGTPQLGTEEEIVDPDYQENITSKDILLKTWKKGQNILESFWKTWRNDYLLNLRERSQINLKARRIKSYDEPNVGSVVQIKKDLPRGSWKIAKITELIPNSDGKIRAARILLPNKNIITQPSNLLYPLECNNEETETKNETVETSNETNNKNLEEINTFKRTPRIAAIQIHEYLTRRVTFSRNNFLEQSNIVLSFVMIYSQRTNLSVIVSLKVLCLVLFYDYEITKQQAVVIRLV
- the LOC130629868 gene encoding uncharacterized protein LOC130629868, which gives rise to MLVSSEREIERERKTQYSDHIYEHRHSEEELDYDIIEEENNFGEDEDGDNEMETFDELFTVKHWESFRVGRNEWCKCDNCKTETREIECLCCTEVDALTDKQFQGIKCITKNEDFKQLCLVLICLHETRGKFLQDTPTNKSFRFAAYKQFI